A single window of Flavobacterium sp. 140616W15 DNA harbors:
- a CDS encoding TonB-dependent receptor domain-containing protein: MKTIATILLATFTSICFAQKEEKDSISPIGLNEIIVIGKKIPTYKKQSKSLATVEEYLQQSSKVNMVRRGGYALEPIINSMTTERTVITIDGMRIFGACTDKMDPVTSYVEVSNLSEASIASGQQGSCHGPTIGGAIDLKRTNLIQKELGWNGIFKTGYETNNQQKIIGTSIGYNHSSFYFNTDFTYRDAENYKAGNHQEINFSQFTKYNLSATAGYYLNKKSLIEGSIIYDKATDVGYPALPMDVSLAKATITSLRYNYIPASTHFTNWETKVYFNTITHRMDDTKRPNVPIHMDMPGWSDTYGYYSKLKGKFKNHHFMTNLNGFYNKSIAEMTMYPNNPSENAMFMYTWPDVRTLYNGVYLEDAIQVSSNSTVKLFANIGMQSNKVADEFGLQSLQIFYPDMNASKNRILKSLSGNYILHHDKFEYGLGLAYGERAPSVSEGYGYYLYNSNDFYDYIGNPNLENEKSFEANLSFGFKTERFIASLTSSFFHIQDYIVGKIDTNIQPMTIGASGVKVYNALNYGTIFNTDLNLEYKIAENWNFKTMFVYSYGKDNHNNNLPFISPLRYSGNIQYKKEHFNLGFGASGNLTQTKFAPVYGENKTPDYVIFNLNAGYTLPWNHNKLNIQAGIENMLDKYYTTFSDWNKIPRQGRNFFINLTYALF, translated from the coding sequence ATGAAAACTATAGCAACAATTCTGTTAGCAACATTTACAAGTATTTGTTTTGCACAGAAAGAAGAAAAAGACAGTATTTCTCCAATAGGTCTGAATGAAATAATTGTTATTGGTAAAAAAATACCAACATACAAAAAACAGTCTAAATCGTTAGCAACAGTCGAGGAATACTTACAGCAGTCATCGAAAGTAAATATGGTACGAAGAGGCGGATATGCTCTTGAACCTATCATTAATAGCATGACTACCGAACGAACAGTGATAACAATAGATGGCATGCGGATTTTTGGTGCTTGTACTGATAAAATGGATCCCGTGACCTCTTATGTTGAAGTGTCAAACCTTTCTGAAGCATCTATTGCTTCTGGTCAGCAAGGAAGCTGTCATGGACCTACAATCGGTGGAGCTATTGACCTGAAACGGACTAACCTTATTCAAAAAGAACTTGGATGGAATGGAATTTTTAAAACAGGTTACGAAACTAATAATCAGCAAAAAATCATCGGAACATCCATAGGCTACAATCATAGTTCATTTTACTTCAATACTGATTTTACCTATCGCGATGCTGAAAATTACAAAGCTGGAAATCATCAAGAGATTAATTTTTCTCAATTTACAAAATACAATCTATCAGCCACGGCAGGCTATTATCTAAACAAAAAAAGCTTAATAGAAGGTTCTATAATTTATGATAAAGCTACAGATGTAGGTTATCCTGCACTACCTATGGATGTTTCTTTGGCAAAAGCCACAATAACCTCATTACGTTACAATTACATTCCTGCTTCTACCCATTTCACCAATTGGGAAACGAAAGTATATTTTAATACCATAACCCACAGAATGGACGATACCAAAAGACCAAACGTGCCCATTCATATGGATATGCCAGGTTGGTCAGACACCTACGGATACTATTCAAAATTAAAAGGGAAATTCAAAAACCATCACTTTATGACAAACCTTAATGGTTTTTACAATAAATCGATTGCCGAAATGACCATGTATCCTAACAATCCTAGTGAAAACGCAATGTTTATGTACACTTGGCCCGATGTTAGAACATTATATAACGGGGTGTATTTAGAAGATGCAATACAAGTTTCCTCAAACTCTACCGTCAAACTTTTTGCAAATATCGGAATGCAATCAAATAAGGTGGCAGATGAATTTGGTTTGCAAAGCCTACAGATATTTTATCCTGATATGAATGCATCCAAAAATAGAATCTTAAAAAGTCTGTCTGGAAATTACATTTTGCATCATGATAAATTTGAATATGGTTTGGGTTTAGCCTACGGCGAAAGAGCACCATCAGTTTCTGAAGGCTATGGCTATTATCTATACAACAGCAATGATTTTTATGATTATATCGGAAATCCTAATCTAGAAAACGAAAAATCATTTGAAGCGAATCTCTCTTTTGGATTTAAAACCGAGAGATTTATCGCTAGTTTAACTTCGTCATTTTTTCATATTCAGGATTATATTGTCGGCAAGATTGATACCAACATACAACCAATGACTATTGGAGCTTCGGGAGTAAAAGTATATAACGCTTTAAATTATGGTACAATTTTTAATACCGATTTGAATCTGGAATATAAAATTGCAGAAAATTGGAACTTTAAAACAATGTTTGTTTATAGCTACGGAAAAGACAATCATAACAATAATCTCCCATTTATAAGTCCGTTACGTTATTCGGGGAATATTCAATACAAAAAAGAACACTTTAATCTAGGATTTGGTGCCTCTGGAAATTTAACACAAACAAAATTCGCTCCTGTATATGGAGAAAACAAAACACCTGATTATGTGATTTTTAATTTAAATGCAGGATATACATTGCCATGGAATCATAACAAGCTAAACATTCAGGCTGGAATAGAAAATATGCTTGATAAATATTATACCACATTCTCCGATTGGAATAAAATTCCGCGACAAGGACGAAACTTCTTTATTAATCTTACATATGCTCTATTTTAG